From the Bubalus kerabau isolate K-KA32 ecotype Philippines breed swamp buffalo chromosome 2, PCC_UOA_SB_1v2, whole genome shotgun sequence genome, one window contains:
- the LOC129643235 gene encoding putative protein FAM90A12P yields the protein MAGHYGWLRAFRLFQDQKVRKQNPGPGRQTAPPPQKKDCMVKCKDCGAFGHTARSLRCPMKRWQEALVPLPLGSRFGKENLAWKLQDPPTPGTPNTAEREEEERQRKEKQQRKLLQRFPRRPRNPKPKSWKEEPEPSLCLRHPNMPLLIHTSKRKSFQDPDHPRGSPMRRDEVKSSLPAVPLIGRNMAPASKGRIEAPGKRYAQTPSLTCVNPPKKPRLSPVQTPQQSTPTADLGAFLNLPPPPSTAGRGPRVAAHVSRETPAQGQRLDLQPPADRSPSRSVRAASAAHPLSIVGVPAQPLRMLFLRDGEGCWSCRYTAAPSPRPAERPAPPAQSPSVHQEPEGHAVPGPRSVLYDDLQVSSSSEESDWEQDTSGN from the exons ATGGCTGGTCATTACGGATGGCTGAGAGCCTTCCGACTCTTTCAAGACCAGAAAGTGAGGAAGCAAAACCCGGGACCTGGGAGGCAGACGGCTCCCCCACCACAGAAGAAAGACTGCATG GTGAAGTGTAAGGACTGTGGAGCCTTTGGGCACACAGCAAGGAGCCTCAGGTGCCCCATGAAGCGCTGGCAAGAGGCTCTGGTCCCCCTGCCCTTGGGGTCCAGATTCGGTAAGGAGAACCTGGCGTGGAAGCTGCAGGACCCACCGACCCCAGGGACCCCTAACACGgctgagagagaggaggaggaaaggcagaG GAAAGAGAAGCAGCAGAGGAAGCTCCTGCAACGATTTCCCAGGAGGCCCCGCAATCCGAAGCCGAAGAGCTGGAAGGAGGAGCCGGAGCCCAGCCTCTGCCTGAGG CACCCAAACATGCCGCTGCTTATCCACACATCCAAGAGGAAATCCTTCCAGGATCCAGATCACCCAAGAGGGTCACCAATGAGGAGAGATGAAGTGAAATCCAGCCTCCCCGCAGTGCCTCTCATCGGCAGGAATATGGCCCCGGCCTCCAAGGGCCGCATCGAGGCTCCAGGCAAGAGATATGCACAGACCCCCAGCCTGACATGTGTGAACCCCCCAAAGAAACCTAGACTCAGCCCCGTCCAGACCCCCCAGCAGAGCACTCCGACAGCAGATCTGGGGGCCTTCCTGAATCTCCCTCCTCCACCCAGCACAGCTGGACGTGGACCGAGAGTGGCCGCCCATGTATCCAGGGAGACACCTGCCCAGGGGCAACGCTTGGACCTCCAGCCTCCAGCGGACAGATCTCCTTCCAGGAGCGTGCGCGCGGCCTCCGCAGCCCACCCCCTGTCCATCGTCGGCGTCCCGGCCCAGCCTCTCAGGATGCTCTTCCTGAGAGACGGCGAAGGCTGCTGGAGCTGCCGGTACACGGCGGCCCCCTCTCCGCGGCCTGCGGAGCGGCCAGCCCCTCCTGCTCAGAGCCCGTCCGTCCACCAAGAGCCCGAGGGACACGCCGTCCCCGGGCCCCGGAGCGTCCTCTACGATGACCTCCAGGTGTCTTCTTCCTCTGAAGAGAGTGACTGGGAGCAAGACACCAGTGGCAACTGA